Proteins from a genomic interval of Neoarius graeffei isolate fNeoGra1 chromosome 24, fNeoGra1.pri, whole genome shotgun sequence:
- the LOC132872443 gene encoding uncharacterized protein LOC132872443, translating to MLQFMTLPLSFFMAGLLSETLCSLTVEVEAGDNATVWCQHELSVTGSIFWYKHTSGSVPLLLGCKQFFASRPSENCELFTESERIVMSVHEKNTSLTITAVNVSDTGLYYCSFMEQVMMAFSNSTFLHVKDGNKTNKNSERTKGSVCSPVFFVLTVVFGAVTVILLSVLIFFILKHRETHRGDNADKHDDEEQEADSVNYAALQFSKRKTRKTGGHGEILDPHVVYSAIR from the exons ATGCTTCAGTTTATGACTTTGCCTTTGTCTTTCTTTATGGCTG GTTTGCTCTCAGAGACTCTGTGCTCTTTAACTGTGGAGGTGGAAGCTGGAGATAACGCCACTGTTTGGTGCCAACATGAGCTGAGTGTTACAGGTTCCATCTTCTGGTATAAACACACGAGTGGTTCAGTTCCACTTCTTCTTGGGTGTAAACAGTTTTTTGCGTCTCGTCCATCAGAGAATTGTGAGTTGTTTACTGAAAGTGAGAGAATAGTGATGTCTGTTCATGAGAAAAACACGTCTCTCACCATCACCGCAGTAAATGTCTCTGATACAGGACTGTATTACTGCAGCTTCATGGAACAGGTCATGATGGCCTTCAGCAACTCGACCTTTTTACATGTGAAAG ATGGAAATAAAACAAATAAGAACTCAGAGAGAACAAAAG GTTCAGTCTGTTCTCCTGTGTTCTTCGTGCTGACTGTGGTGTTCGGTGCAGTGACTGTGATTCTTCTCAGTGTCCTGATCTTCTTCATACTGAAgcacagagaaacacacagag gtgATAACGCTGATAAACATGATGATGAG GAGCAGGAGGCTGATTCAGTGAATTACGCTGCTCTACAGTTCTCTAAGAGGAAAACCAGAAAGACAGGCGGACATGGTGAAATTCTGGATCCACATGTTGTATATTCGGCTATCAGATAA